A window of the Lepus europaeus isolate LE1 chromosome 5, mLepTim1.pri, whole genome shotgun sequence genome harbors these coding sequences:
- the PSMD4 gene encoding 26S proteasome non-ATPase regulatory subunit 4 isoform X4, giving the protein MVLESTMVCVDNSEYMRNGDFLPTRLQAQQDAVNIVCHSKTRSNPENNVGLITLANDCEVLTTLTPDTGRILSKLHTVQPKGKITFCTGIRVAHLALKHRQGKNHKMRIIAFVGSPVEDNEKDLVKLAKRLKKEKVNVDIINFGEEEVNTEKLTAFVNTLNGKDGTGSHLVTVPPGPSLADALISSPILAGEGGAMLGLGASDFEFGVDPSADPELALALRVSMEEQRQRQEEEARRAAAASAAEAGIPTAGAEDSDDALLKMTISQQEFSRSGLPDLSSMTEEEQIAYAMQMSLQGAEFGQAESADIDASSAMDTSEPAKEEDDYDVMQDPEFLQSVLENLPGVDPNNEAIRNAMGSLASQATKDGKKDKKEEDKK; this is encoded by the exons ATGGTGTTGGAAAGCACTATGGTTTG CGTGGACAACAGTGAGTATATGCGGAATGGGGACTTCCTGCCCACCCGGCTGCAGGCCCAGCAGGACGCTGTCAACATAGTGTGTCACTCAAAGACGCGCAGCAACCCTGAGAACAACGTGGGCCTCATCACGCTGGCCAA TGACTGTGAAGTGCTGACCACGCTCACCCCCGACACCGGCCGCATCCTCTCCAAGCTCCATACCGTTCAGCCCAAGGGCAAGATCACCTTCTGCACTGGCATCCGCGTGGCCCAC CTGGCTCTGAAGCACCGACAGGGCAAGAATCACAAGATGCGCATCATTGCCTTCGTGGGGAGCCCTGTGGAGGACAACGAAAAGGAT CTGGTGAAACTGGCTAAACGCCTCAAGAAGGAGAAAGTAAATGTTGACATTATCAATTTTGGGGAAGAG GAAGTGAACACAGAAAAGCTGACAGCCTTTGTAAACACACTGAACGGCAAAGATGGAACTGGCTCTCACCTGGTGACAGTGCCTCCCGGGCCCAGCTTGGCCGATGCCCTCATCAGCTCCCCGATTCTGGCTGGTGAAGGTGGCGCCATGCTGGGTCTTGGTGCCAGTGACTTCGAGTTTGGAGTGGATCCCAGTGCCGATCCTGAGCTGGCCCTG GCTCTGCGGGTCTCTATGGAAGAGCAACGGCAgcggcaggaggaggaggcacgGCGGGCTGCGGCAGCCTCCGCCGCTGAGGCTGGGATTCCCACAGCGGGGGCTGAAG ACTCGGACGATGCCCTGCTGAAGATGACCATCAGCCAGCAGGAGTTCAGCCGCTCCGGGCTCCCCGACCTGAGCAGCATGACTGAGGAGGAGCAGATCGCCTACGCCATGCAGATGTCCCTGCAGGGCGCCG AGtttggccaggcagagtcagCCGACATCGATGCCAGCTCAGCCATGGACACATCGGAGCCAGCCAAG GAGGAGGATGATTACGACGTGATGCAGGACCCCGAGTTCCTTCAGAGTGTTCTAGAGAACCTTCCTGGTGTGGATCCCAACAACGAAGCCATTCGAAATGCCATGGGctccctggcctcccaggccacCAAGGATGGCAAGAAAGACAAGAAGGAAGAGGACAAGAAGTGA
- the PSMD4 gene encoding 26S proteasome non-ATPase regulatory subunit 4 isoform X2 — protein MVLESTMVCVDNSEYMRNGDFLPTRLQAQQDAVNIVCHSKTRSNPENNVGLITLANDCEVLTTLTPDTGRILSKLHTVQPKGKITFCTGIRVAHLALKHRQGKNHKMRIIAFVGSPVEDNEKDLVKLAKRLKKEKVNVDIINFGEEEVNTEKLTAFVNTLNGKDGTGSHLVTVPPGPSLADALISSPILAGEGGAMLGLGASDFEFGVDPSADPELALALRVSMEEQRQRQEEEARRAAAASAAEAGIPTAGAEGERDSDDALLKMTISQQEFSRSGLPDLSSMTEEEQIAYAMQMSLQGAEFGQAESADIDASSAMDTSEPAKEEDDYDVMQDPEFLQSVLENLPGVDPNNEAIRNAMGSLASQATKDGKKDKKEEDKK, from the exons ATGGTGTTGGAAAGCACTATGGTTTG CGTGGACAACAGTGAGTATATGCGGAATGGGGACTTCCTGCCCACCCGGCTGCAGGCCCAGCAGGACGCTGTCAACATAGTGTGTCACTCAAAGACGCGCAGCAACCCTGAGAACAACGTGGGCCTCATCACGCTGGCCAA TGACTGTGAAGTGCTGACCACGCTCACCCCCGACACCGGCCGCATCCTCTCCAAGCTCCATACCGTTCAGCCCAAGGGCAAGATCACCTTCTGCACTGGCATCCGCGTGGCCCAC CTGGCTCTGAAGCACCGACAGGGCAAGAATCACAAGATGCGCATCATTGCCTTCGTGGGGAGCCCTGTGGAGGACAACGAAAAGGAT CTGGTGAAACTGGCTAAACGCCTCAAGAAGGAGAAAGTAAATGTTGACATTATCAATTTTGGGGAAGAG GAAGTGAACACAGAAAAGCTGACAGCCTTTGTAAACACACTGAACGGCAAAGATGGAACTGGCTCTCACCTGGTGACAGTGCCTCCCGGGCCCAGCTTGGCCGATGCCCTCATCAGCTCCCCGATTCTGGCTGGTGAAGGTGGCGCCATGCTGGGTCTTGGTGCCAGTGACTTCGAGTTTGGAGTGGATCCCAGTGCCGATCCTGAGCTGGCCCTG GCTCTGCGGGTCTCTATGGAAGAGCAACGGCAgcggcaggaggaggaggcacgGCGGGCTGCGGCAGCCTCCGCCGCTGAGGCTGGGATTCCCACAGCGGGGGCTGAAGGTGAAAGAG ACTCGGACGATGCCCTGCTGAAGATGACCATCAGCCAGCAGGAGTTCAGCCGCTCCGGGCTCCCCGACCTGAGCAGCATGACTGAGGAGGAGCAGATCGCCTACGCCATGCAGATGTCCCTGCAGGGCGCCG AGtttggccaggcagagtcagCCGACATCGATGCCAGCTCAGCCATGGACACATCGGAGCCAGCCAAG GAGGAGGATGATTACGACGTGATGCAGGACCCCGAGTTCCTTCAGAGTGTTCTAGAGAACCTTCCTGGTGTGGATCCCAACAACGAAGCCATTCGAAATGCCATGGGctccctggcctcccaggccacCAAGGATGGCAAGAAAGACAAGAAGGAAGAGGACAAGAAGTGA
- the PSMD4 gene encoding 26S proteasome non-ATPase regulatory subunit 4 isoform X1, translated as MRVCSNPTVPSSVDNSEYMRNGDFLPTRLQAQQDAVNIVCHSKTRSNPENNVGLITLANDCEVLTTLTPDTGRILSKLHTVQPKGKITFCTGIRVAHLALKHRQGKNHKMRIIAFVGSPVEDNEKDLVKLAKRLKKEKVNVDIINFGEEEVNTEKLTAFVNTLNGKDGTGSHLVTVPPGPSLADALISSPILAGEGGAMLGLGASDFEFGVDPSADPELALALRVSMEEQRQRQEEEARRAAAASAAEAGIPTAGAEGERDSDDALLKMTISQQEFSRSGLPDLSSMTEEEQIAYAMQMSLQGAEFGQAESADIDASSAMDTSEPAKEEDDYDVMQDPEFLQSVLENLPGVDPNNEAIRNAMGSLASQATKDGKKDKKEEDKK; from the exons ATGCGTGTTTGCAGCAATCCCACAGTTCCTTCTAG CGTGGACAACAGTGAGTATATGCGGAATGGGGACTTCCTGCCCACCCGGCTGCAGGCCCAGCAGGACGCTGTCAACATAGTGTGTCACTCAAAGACGCGCAGCAACCCTGAGAACAACGTGGGCCTCATCACGCTGGCCAA TGACTGTGAAGTGCTGACCACGCTCACCCCCGACACCGGCCGCATCCTCTCCAAGCTCCATACCGTTCAGCCCAAGGGCAAGATCACCTTCTGCACTGGCATCCGCGTGGCCCAC CTGGCTCTGAAGCACCGACAGGGCAAGAATCACAAGATGCGCATCATTGCCTTCGTGGGGAGCCCTGTGGAGGACAACGAAAAGGAT CTGGTGAAACTGGCTAAACGCCTCAAGAAGGAGAAAGTAAATGTTGACATTATCAATTTTGGGGAAGAG GAAGTGAACACAGAAAAGCTGACAGCCTTTGTAAACACACTGAACGGCAAAGATGGAACTGGCTCTCACCTGGTGACAGTGCCTCCCGGGCCCAGCTTGGCCGATGCCCTCATCAGCTCCCCGATTCTGGCTGGTGAAGGTGGCGCCATGCTGGGTCTTGGTGCCAGTGACTTCGAGTTTGGAGTGGATCCCAGTGCCGATCCTGAGCTGGCCCTG GCTCTGCGGGTCTCTATGGAAGAGCAACGGCAgcggcaggaggaggaggcacgGCGGGCTGCGGCAGCCTCCGCCGCTGAGGCTGGGATTCCCACAGCGGGGGCTGAAGGTGAAAGAG ACTCGGACGATGCCCTGCTGAAGATGACCATCAGCCAGCAGGAGTTCAGCCGCTCCGGGCTCCCCGACCTGAGCAGCATGACTGAGGAGGAGCAGATCGCCTACGCCATGCAGATGTCCCTGCAGGGCGCCG AGtttggccaggcagagtcagCCGACATCGATGCCAGCTCAGCCATGGACACATCGGAGCCAGCCAAG GAGGAGGATGATTACGACGTGATGCAGGACCCCGAGTTCCTTCAGAGTGTTCTAGAGAACCTTCCTGGTGTGGATCCCAACAACGAAGCCATTCGAAATGCCATGGGctccctggcctcccaggccacCAAGGATGGCAAGAAAGACAAGAAGGAAGAGGACAAGAAGTGA
- the PSMD4 gene encoding 26S proteasome non-ATPase regulatory subunit 4 isoform X3 has protein sequence MRVCSNPTVPSSVDNSEYMRNGDFLPTRLQAQQDAVNIVCHSKTRSNPENNVGLITLANDCEVLTTLTPDTGRILSKLHTVQPKGKITFCTGIRVAHLALKHRQGKNHKMRIIAFVGSPVEDNEKDLVKLAKRLKKEKVNVDIINFGEEEVNTEKLTAFVNTLNGKDGTGSHLVTVPPGPSLADALISSPILAGEGGAMLGLGASDFEFGVDPSADPELALALRVSMEEQRQRQEEEARRAAAASAAEAGIPTAGAEDSDDALLKMTISQQEFSRSGLPDLSSMTEEEQIAYAMQMSLQGAEFGQAESADIDASSAMDTSEPAKEEDDYDVMQDPEFLQSVLENLPGVDPNNEAIRNAMGSLASQATKDGKKDKKEEDKK, from the exons ATGCGTGTTTGCAGCAATCCCACAGTTCCTTCTAG CGTGGACAACAGTGAGTATATGCGGAATGGGGACTTCCTGCCCACCCGGCTGCAGGCCCAGCAGGACGCTGTCAACATAGTGTGTCACTCAAAGACGCGCAGCAACCCTGAGAACAACGTGGGCCTCATCACGCTGGCCAA TGACTGTGAAGTGCTGACCACGCTCACCCCCGACACCGGCCGCATCCTCTCCAAGCTCCATACCGTTCAGCCCAAGGGCAAGATCACCTTCTGCACTGGCATCCGCGTGGCCCAC CTGGCTCTGAAGCACCGACAGGGCAAGAATCACAAGATGCGCATCATTGCCTTCGTGGGGAGCCCTGTGGAGGACAACGAAAAGGAT CTGGTGAAACTGGCTAAACGCCTCAAGAAGGAGAAAGTAAATGTTGACATTATCAATTTTGGGGAAGAG GAAGTGAACACAGAAAAGCTGACAGCCTTTGTAAACACACTGAACGGCAAAGATGGAACTGGCTCTCACCTGGTGACAGTGCCTCCCGGGCCCAGCTTGGCCGATGCCCTCATCAGCTCCCCGATTCTGGCTGGTGAAGGTGGCGCCATGCTGGGTCTTGGTGCCAGTGACTTCGAGTTTGGAGTGGATCCCAGTGCCGATCCTGAGCTGGCCCTG GCTCTGCGGGTCTCTATGGAAGAGCAACGGCAgcggcaggaggaggaggcacgGCGGGCTGCGGCAGCCTCCGCCGCTGAGGCTGGGATTCCCACAGCGGGGGCTGAAG ACTCGGACGATGCCCTGCTGAAGATGACCATCAGCCAGCAGGAGTTCAGCCGCTCCGGGCTCCCCGACCTGAGCAGCATGACTGAGGAGGAGCAGATCGCCTACGCCATGCAGATGTCCCTGCAGGGCGCCG AGtttggccaggcagagtcagCCGACATCGATGCCAGCTCAGCCATGGACACATCGGAGCCAGCCAAG GAGGAGGATGATTACGACGTGATGCAGGACCCCGAGTTCCTTCAGAGTGTTCTAGAGAACCTTCCTGGTGTGGATCCCAACAACGAAGCCATTCGAAATGCCATGGGctccctggcctcccaggccacCAAGGATGGCAAGAAAGACAAGAAGGAAGAGGACAAGAAGTGA